The DNA window CAAGGACCAGTTTAAGAAGCTTCACCAGTTcctagaagaggaagaggaggccaggATGGCTgcactgagggaggaagaggagcagaagagtcgagtgatgaaggagaagatggaggctCTGAGCAGAGAGATAGCAGCTCTTTCAGACACAGTCAGAGcgacagaggaggagctgagagctggAGATCTCTCCTTCCTACAGAACTACAAGGCTGCAGTGGAAAGAGTCCATCAGCGCCCCCTGTTAGATGACCTAGAACTGCTTGCAGGAGCTCAGATAGACCAGGTGAAACACCTGGACAACTTGACCTTCAAGGTTTGGAATAAGATGAAGGACATGGTTTCTTTCACTTCTGAGAATCTGGATCGTGACACTACTGATTCAGGACTGATTCTGAATACAgatctgaccagtgtgagagaagaagagcTACAGCAGCTTCCTGATGATCTAGCATTTGATGATGCTTCCAACTGTGCCCCGaggtttaaaggttttaaatcaCGAACTCGCTATTCGGATGTCACGGTTGGAGACAAATTTTTAGAACTGTCAGACACTACGAAGCCGGCACCACCCGCAAGAACCTCGAGGCCCACACTACCCAAGCTTACCACACCAGCTAGGACAACCATGTCAAGCAAGCCACTCATATGGCCCAGAGCAACCCAGAGACCCACGCTACCTAAGATAGTCACACCAACCACAAGGGCCAGTATTACCAGTCTCACACCAGCCCCGCGGTACAGAGTGATCCAGAGTGACACTTTACCCAAGCCTGCCACACCAGCTACATCAACCACACCACCCACATGGCCCACAGTCACCCAGAGATTCACGTTGTCAAAGACGCCACCCACATGGCCCAGAACAACCCAGAGTCCTGCACTAACCAGTTTAGCCACACTAGCCACTCCTACCACGCCAGCAACACCGCACATGTGGCAAACGCCACTCAGGAGCTTCCCACCATCAGGGACGACAAGTTCTCCATCTCCCCAAGTCCAAGCAGAGGCCACACAGATTCAGTGGGGTTCATTAATCTTGCCTTCAACACCTGGAACTAGatgaaaaatatgaacatgGTCTCCCTTGGATCCAAACATGTCTGATCCTGTCTGAAGATATGACCAGTGTGAGGGAGGGTGAGCTACAGCAGCTTCCTGACAACAAAGAGAGGTGTTTTATAAATTACAG is part of the Anabas testudineus chromosome 9, fAnaTes1.2, whole genome shotgun sequence genome and encodes:
- the LOC113150069 gene encoding tripartite motif-containing protein 35-like, giving the protein MASRSEEDLCCPVCQEVFSDPVVLSCSHSFCKDCLKNWWRQKPTQECPVCKRRSSKTDPPLNRVLKNLCESFLQHKDQGSSETLCSLHSEKLRLFCLDHQQPVCLVCRDSEKHTNHTFRPIDEAARQQKKELQETLELLKKKLKVLEEVKLEFDQTAKHIKFQARDTANQIKDQFKKLHQFLEEEEEARMAALREEEEQKSRVMKEKMEALSREIAALSDTVRATEEELRAGDLSFLQNYKAAVERVHQRPLLDDLELLAGAQIDQVKHLDNLTFKVWNKMKDMVSFTSENLDRDTTDSGLILNTDLTSVREEELQQLPDDLAFDDASNCAPRFKGFKSRTRYSDVTVGDKFLELSDTTKPAPPARTSRPTLPKLTTPARTTMSSKPLIWPRATQRPTLPKIVTPTTRASITSLTPAPRYRVIQSDTLPKPATPATSTTPPTWPTVTQRFTLSKTPPTWPRTTQSPALTSLATLATPTTPATPHMWQTPLRSFPPSGTTSSPSPQVQAEATQIQWGSLILPSTPGTR